From the genome of Rhizobium binae, one region includes:
- the dut gene encoding dUTP diphosphatase, which yields MTIHHDTRPTLNLIRLANGEGLDLPAYESKGAAGIDLRAAVDADAPLTLLPGKRALVPTGFIFEIPEGFEGQVRPRSGLALKHGITCLNSPGTVDSDYRGEVKVLLANLGAEAFTIERGMRIAQMVIAPVTQARVAEITAASETARGAGGFGSTGV from the coding sequence ATGACCATTCATCACGACACGCGCCCGACGCTGAACCTCATCCGCCTGGCCAATGGCGAAGGCCTCGACCTGCCCGCCTATGAAAGCAAGGGAGCGGCCGGCATCGACCTGCGCGCCGCCGTCGACGCGGATGCGCCGCTGACGCTTCTGCCCGGCAAACGGGCGCTGGTGCCGACGGGCTTCATCTTCGAAATCCCGGAGGGGTTCGAAGGCCAGGTGCGGCCGCGCTCCGGCCTTGCCTTGAAACACGGCATCACCTGCCTCAATTCGCCCGGCACCGTCGACAGCGACTATCGCGGCGAGGTGAAGGTGCTGCTCGCCAATCTCGGCGCAGAAGCCTTCACCATCGAGCGCGGCATGCGCATCGCCCAGATGGTGATCGCGCCGGTGACCCAGGCACGGGTGGCCGAGATCACAGCGGCAAGCGAAACGGCGCGCGGTGCCGGCGGCTTCGGCTCCACTGGCGTGTAA
- a CDS encoding GNAT family N-acetyltransferase has translation MRKRLDSAGLTFRQEYFGDPAGWAALVRLLRDIFSIDIGPQQRLGGPDLTSMPFGWFDAEGELAANLSAFALPFVLNGRIVHAAGLQSGAVRPPWRGRGLYRDLTVKALDWCERQGFEAVILYTDKPSLYETYGFRAIVQHRYEGAAPAPSPFAGPARLLVPTDADDLALLQSLLERRSPVSTSLAVTANAAMFLINTQLDPDVRVSFLEDRGAAIAWKTDAAGRFSLLDIVAAEMPTLAEILGGLDIASAAVEVLFRPDKLGWTGAPQPYESGTVLMLRGLGDDAQHFPAMLSPMADF, from the coding sequence ATGAGGAAGCGCCTCGACAGCGCAGGCCTCACCTTCCGACAGGAGTATTTCGGCGATCCCGCCGGCTGGGCTGCGCTTGTCCGCCTGCTCCGGGATATTTTCAGCATCGATATCGGTCCGCAGCAGCGGCTTGGCGGTCCCGATCTCACCAGCATGCCGTTCGGCTGGTTCGATGCCGAGGGCGAGCTTGCGGCCAATCTCTCGGCTTTTGCACTGCCCTTCGTCCTCAATGGCCGGATCGTCCATGCCGCCGGGCTGCAATCGGGCGCCGTGCGTCCGCCATGGCGCGGGCGCGGGCTCTACCGTGACCTGACGGTGAAGGCGCTCGACTGGTGCGAGCGGCAGGGTTTCGAAGCCGTCATCCTCTATACCGACAAGCCGTCGCTCTACGAGACCTACGGTTTTCGGGCGATCGTGCAGCATCGATACGAAGGAGCGGCCCCTGCGCCCTCTCCTTTCGCCGGCCCCGCTCGGCTGCTTGTGCCGACCGACGCGGATGATCTTGCCCTGCTGCAATCGCTGCTGGAACGACGGAGCCCGGTTTCGACATCGCTCGCGGTGACAGCCAATGCGGCAATGTTTCTCATCAACACGCAGCTCGATCCCGATGTGCGCGTCAGCTTCCTGGAAGACCGGGGAGCAGCCATCGCCTGGAAGACGGATGCGGCGGGCCGCTTCAGTCTTCTCGACATCGTAGCGGCGGAGATGCCGACACTGGCAGAAATCCTCGGCGGGCTCGACATTGCCTCGGCCGCCGTCGAGGTGCTCTTCCGTCCCGACAAGCTCGGCTGGACGGGCGCTCCGCAGCCGTATGAAAGCGGCACGGTGCTGATGCTGCGCGGGCTCGGCGACGATGCCCAGCATTTTCCGGCGATGCTCTCGCCGATGGCGGATTTCTGA
- a CDS encoding Lrp/AsnC family transcriptional regulator — protein MPNDFQMLDEIDQAILEALAGNARISLKELAQQVGLSSPSAAERLRRLEERRVIKAFTIDLDPAAVGYPLQAIVRVRPLPGQLHIVERLIQEIPEIVECDKVTGEDCFIARLVIRSMAELDGLLDRVAERAETNTAMIKASPVKRRLPPLSRGK, from the coding sequence ATGCCTAACGATTTCCAGATGCTTGATGAAATCGATCAGGCCATTCTCGAAGCGCTGGCCGGCAATGCCCGCATCTCGCTGAAGGAGCTGGCGCAGCAGGTGGGGCTTTCCTCGCCGAGTGCAGCCGAGCGTCTGCGCCGGCTGGAGGAGCGCCGCGTCATCAAGGCCTTCACCATCGATCTCGATCCTGCCGCGGTCGGCTATCCCCTCCAGGCGATCGTCCGTGTACGGCCGCTGCCGGGGCAGTTGCATATCGTCGAGCGCCTCATTCAGGAAATTCCCGAGATCGTCGAATGCGACAAGGTGACCGGTGAGGATTGTTTTATTGCCCGCCTGGTCATCCGCTCGATGGCGGAACTCGACGGCCTCCTGGACAGGGTCGCCGAACGCGCCGAAACCAACACCGCGATGATCAAAGCCTCGCCGGTCAAGCGGCGTCTGCCGCCGCTTTCGCGCGGTAAGTAA